The Haloferax volcanii DS2 DNA segment GATTTCGACGCCTTCGACCTTCCGCTGGAGCTGAAAACCCTTCATCCGGTGGCCCCACGCCTGCTTGTACGCGCGGAGCACCTCGACCACGTCGCTGCCGTCCTCTTCGTTGCCGACGTAGAGGAGGCGCTTGACGTTCTGCACCTCGCCGAGCGGCTTGATGACGTAGGGGGCGCGGTTCCGCCGGACGTACTCGATTCCCTCGTCGAAGTCGCGGAAGACGCGCTGTTCGACCGTGTTGACGCCGTGTTCTTCGAGCACGTCCATCGCGTAGCCGCGGTCCTCTTCGAGGCGGTCGGTGTTCGGCGTCCCGCCGACCACGGCGTGGCCCTCCTCGCGGAGCTCCTGAGCGAGCGCGCCGGTGCCGACGTCTGAGCCGACCCAGATGTCGTCGAAGACGATGACGTCGGCCCACTCGACCTCCGCGCGCCAGTCGTCGGTCTTCGGGACGAAGCCGTCGCCGATTTCCCTGTCGTGCTCGGCCTCGATATAGTACCGCACGTCGTGGCCCTCTCTGCGGACCTGCCACGCGAGGTCGGCGATGAGCGCGGCGTCCGCCGACACGAAGAGGAATTTCATATCTCTCGACTCGGGCGGCGGCCTGAAAACTGTGTGCGTGGTGAGAGGTAGCGCGGGCCGCTCAGTCGCTCGCCAGCCGGCGAAGCTGCACGGAGACGCCGAGCGCCGCCCCGAGGAGCAACACGAGGTTGAACGCCATCTGGAACGGCGCGCGGTACTCGGGATTCACCCACGTCGTGATAGTCTGGCTGGCGTTGAGGTAGAACTGTAACGCCGCGATAAGCGCGAGCAACAGCAGTCCCGCGAGGACGGCGTAGTCGAGGAAGCGGCGCATCCGCTCCGCGAACTCGCGGTTCTTTTCCTCGTCGTCTATCGTGTCCTCGGTACTCTCGGTCGACTCTGGCGTCGAGTCGGTCGATACCATCGTCTCGATGTCGGCTTCGTCGGCAGTCGTCGAGTCGTCGCGCTCGCTCATTTCGACCACCTCCGGGCGACGAGGACGGCCGCGAGCAGTCCCACGACCGCCACGAGCGGGCCGAATCCGGGTGCCGATGAGGTGGTCTCAGTCGGTTCGTACGCGGTTTCCCGCGGTGCGTCGCCGCCGTCGCCGTTCTCGAAGTCTTCGACGCGGAGTTCCACGTCCTCTCTGGTCTGGTTCACGCTAATCGTCCTCGTTGGGTTCAGGTTCGCCGCGCCGCGGGCGGTGTCGATGACGACCCCGTCGCGCAGCAACACGGCGTCGATGTAGTAGTTGTAGTCGTTCGGGACGCTCGCCGACGCGTCCACCGTCTCGGTTCGCCCGGCCTCGATGGTCCCCGCGTCGACCGTCGTCCGAGAGGCCACGATGTTGGACTCGGCCTGCCGGAGGACGAACAGCACCGAGAGGTCCTCGGCCGGGTCGTCGCCGGCGTTCGTCAGCGTCGCCGTCAGGTCGAGCGTCGTCCGGTCCTCGCCGGTCTCCGCGATGGCGAAGGAGACGGGCGGAAGCGCCTCGCTGTCGGTGAACGAGGTGGTCGACTGGAGGTACGGCGGCTTGATAGCCGAGACGCCGCGGACGCTCTTTCGCGCCTCGTCGACCCGCTCGTCGTCGCTGTATAGGACGACCTCGACGTCGTAGCCGCCCTCGCGGGGGACCGTGAGATTGGTCGTCGTCGCCGTCTCACCGTCCTTCGAGAGCGTCCCCACGTCGAGTTCCTGCGTCGTCGTCAACAGCCCCGACTCGGCGTCGACGGCGCGAACGAGGACGCTCACGTTCTGCGTGGGATTGCCTCGGTGGTCGATTCGTGTCTCGATTTCGAGGGTGACCGTCTCCCCCGTCGCCTGTCCGGCCGCGATGGAGACGCCGGCGACGTCCACCGGACCGGGACGGACGGGCCCGTCGTCGGTGGGGTCCGCGATGACCCCCGGAACGACGGCGGCGGCGACGAGCGCCACGACGACGACGCCGACCGCTCCGGCCGTGAGGAGGGCGTTTCTTTCCATGCCCGACTGACATTTACGATTGGGTAAATGTTTTGTCCCCGATGGGTTGGCGGAGCGGGCGACACAACGGCGAGACCACGGCCGCGGAGACACCGTGGCCGCGGGGACCCGCCCGTCAGCGGGAGTGTCACGACGAGTGTGAACACACGCTTTGCTCTCGGGGCGCCTATCTCTGCTACCATGTCGAAGGCGATGCAACAGGCGACGTGTTCGTGCGGGTTCAGCGTGACCTCCGAGAACAGAAACGAGGTCGTGAAAGTGATTCAGCACCACGCCCACGACGAGCACGGAAAAGAGATGACGAGAGACGACGTGCTGGCGATGATGAAGCAGGCCTGACGAGCGCGGTCGGGCGTGGATTTTTATAGGACGGCGTAGCGATATGTGGCATGGCAACATACGTTATCGGGACGAACTCGGTCCACACGAGCGCCGAAGTCTGCGACTACCTCTCGCGGCGCATCGACGCCGGCGACGTGGTCCACGTCGTCAACTCCCACCCCGGCGGCGACGACACCGACAGCGAGGACGTCCGCGACGGCGAAGACGCGCTGAACGTCGTCGTCTCCCGACTCGG contains these protein-coding regions:
- a CDS encoding DUF7490 domain-containing protein; protein product: MERNALLTAGAVGVVVVALVAAAVVPGVIADPTDDGPVRPGPVDVAGVSIAAGQATGETVTLEIETRIDHRGNPTQNVSVLVRAVDAESGLLTTTQELDVGTLSKDGETATTTNLTVPREGGYDVEVVLYSDDERVDEARKSVRGVSAIKPPYLQSTTSFTDSEALPPVSFAIAETGEDRTTLDLTATLTNAGDDPAEDLSVLFVLRQAESNIVASRTTVDAGTIEAGRTETVDASASVPNDYNYYIDAVLLRDGVVIDTARGAANLNPTRTISVNQTREDVELRVEDFENGDGGDAPRETAYEPTETTSSAPGFGPLVAVVGLLAAVLVARRWSK
- a CDS encoding DUF1059 domain-containing protein is translated as MSKAMQQATCSCGFSVTSENRNEVVKVIQHHAHDEHGKEMTRDDVLAMMKQA